In a single window of the Desulfitibacter sp. BRH_c19 genome:
- a CDS encoding ABC transporter substrate-binding protein translates to MLRKQGLLLIMIMMLIFSLALVGCSEDPGTENNNDVNNEDPVEDVENSLDRVLEAGELTVVGSGGYPPFNFFDENDELVGFDVDTGAAIAKRLGVELNYVTGEWAGLIEGLRAGRYDGILGSMAITPDRLEEVNFTVPYYYSGAQLIVRKDSGITDPSEMEGKSIAIATGTTFEGDVESLGATVELYDDDNLTLSELVTGRVDGVITDRLVGMGAMREIRGGDELVMVGELLRTEEMGIAVHKDDVELLEKLNEILEGMHADGTLTKISEEWHEGEDITVK, encoded by the coding sequence GTGTTACGTAAACAAGGATTACTTTTAATAATGATAATGATGTTGATTTTTTCATTGGCTTTAGTGGGGTGTAGTGAAGATCCTGGAACAGAAAATAATAATGATGTAAATAATGAAGATCCAGTTGAGGATGTAGAAAATAGCTTGGATAGAGTTCTAGAAGCAGGAGAACTTACTGTCGTTGGTAGTGGTGGATATCCTCCATTCAACTTCTTTGATGAAAATGATGAGTTAGTTGGTTTTGATGTAGATACAGGGGCGGCTATAGCCAAAAGGTTAGGAGTAGAATTGAATTATGTAACTGGTGAATGGGCTGGGCTTATTGAAGGACTTAGAGCCGGGCGCTACGATGGTATTTTAGGGAGTATGGCTATTACCCCAGATCGCTTAGAAGAGGTAAACTTTACTGTTCCTTACTACTATTCAGGAGCTCAGCTAATAGTTCGAAAAGATTCAGGAATCACAGATCCTAGTGAAATGGAAGGCAAGTCAATTGCTATAGCTACAGGAACAACTTTTGAAGGTGACGTAGAAAGCTTAGGGGCAACAGTTGAACTTTATGATGATGACAACTTAACCCTAAGCGAATTAGTAACTGGTCGGGTTGATGGTGTTATAACTGACCGCTTGGTTGGTATGGGCGCAATGAGAGAAATTAGAGGCGGAGACGAGTTGGTAATGGTAGGAGAACTGCTCCGTACTGAAGAAATGGGCATAGCTGTCCATAAAGATGATGTAGAGCTATTAGAAAAGCTTAACGAAATATTAGAAGGAATGCATGCTGATGGAACTTTAACAAAGATAAGTGAAGAATGGCATGAAGGAGAAGACATTACTGTAAAATAA
- a CDS encoding stage V sporulation protein T: MKATGIVRRIDDLGRVVIPKEIRRTLRIREGDPLEIFVDREGEVILKKYSPIGELGDFAKEYADSLYEAIGHIACIADRDTIIAVSGAPKKEFLNKPIGAAVEKVMEDRKSVLINDPGKHNLCKECAIIEDEEDCKFTSEVIAPIIAEGDPIGAVILCTKEPGQKMGDMELKLAETAAGFLAKQMEQ; encoded by the coding sequence ATGAAAGCCACAGGAATTGTCAGGCGAATTGATGACCTAGGTAGAGTAGTAATACCAAAAGAGATACGCCGAACACTTAGAATTCGTGAAGGTGATCCTTTAGAAATATTCGTTGACCGAGAAGGCGAAGTTATTTTGAAAAAGTATTCTCCTATAGGTGAATTAGGAGATTTTGCTAAGGAATATGCTGATTCACTCTATGAAGCAATTGGTCATATAGCTTGTATTGCAGATAGAGATACCATAATAGCTGTTTCAGGGGCTCCTAAAAAAGAGTTTCTAAACAAACCTATTGGCGCAGCGGTAGAAAAGGTCATGGAAGATAGAAAATCTGTGCTTATTAATGACCCAGGAAAGCACAATTTGTGCAAGGAATGCGCCATTATAGAAGATGAAGAAGACTGCAAGTTTACTTCTGAAGTGATAGCTCCAATTATTGCTGAAGGGGATCCTATCGGTGCTGTAATATTATGCACAAAAGAGCCAGGACAGAAAATGGGTGACATGGAATTGAAATTAGCAGAAACAGCTGCAGGTTTTTTAGCAAAACAGATGGAACAGTAG
- a CDS encoding polar amino acid ABC transporter ATP-binding protein, whose product MIEVKKLNKWFGKLHVLKDIDMSVKEKECVVVIGASGSGKSTLLRCINFLEIAQKGQIFIEGKEVKPKRKDLHLIRQEVGMVFQHFNLFPHMTVLQNVLEGPTQVKGMPKAEAFELGHDLLQKVGLEDKANVYPSMISGGQKQRVAIARALAMQPKVLLFDEPTSALDPELVGEVLVVMEDLAKEGMTMVVVTHEMWFAKEAADRVIYMDEGRIVEEGKPEKIFSNPENERTQAFLSQIL is encoded by the coding sequence ATGATAGAGGTAAAAAAGCTAAACAAGTGGTTTGGAAAACTCCATGTTCTTAAAGATATAGATATGTCTGTGAAGGAGAAAGAATGTGTAGTTGTAATAGGAGCTAGTGGCTCAGGGAAAAGTACCCTTCTAAGATGTATCAATTTCTTAGAAATAGCACAAAAAGGACAAATATTCATAGAAGGAAAAGAGGTTAAACCCAAAAGAAAAGACCTGCATCTAATTAGGCAAGAGGTTGGCATGGTCTTTCAGCACTTTAATCTATTTCCCCATATGACGGTTTTGCAAAATGTACTAGAGGGGCCCACCCAGGTCAAAGGGATGCCTAAAGCTGAAGCCTTTGAACTAGGTCATGATTTATTGCAAAAAGTTGGCTTAGAAGATAAAGCTAATGTTTATCCTAGTATGATATCAGGTGGGCAAAAGCAGAGGGTTGCCATAGCAAGGGCCTTGGCAATGCAACCGAAGGTTTTATTATTTGATGAACCTACATCTGCCCTTGATCCTGAACTAGTAGGAGAGGTTTTAGTGGTAATGGAAGATTTAGCAAAAGAAGGGATGACTATGGTTGTTGTAACCCATGAGATGTGGTTTGCCAAGGAAGCGGCCGACAGGGTCATTTATATGGATGAAGGAAGGATCGTAGAAGAAGGAAAACCTGAAAAGATTTTTAGTAATCCAGAAAATGAACGAACTCAAGCATTTTTGAGTCAGATACTATAA
- a CDS encoding ABC transporter permease encodes MFNLPYDFSAIPKYFPTFYEAAWLTLQLTTLGILVGLILGLIVALMRISKLKILNKPAQLYIWMIRGTPLLLQLWIIYYGFASIVNIPGLPSAVIALGIHNGAYIAEIFRGSIQSIDRGQTEAALSLGMTPWQAMKRVILPQAFKRSVPPLGNQFIIALKDSSLASTVAVRELLLRSRQIGSSQYLLMEMLIIAAVYYLIMTSVLTIIVSSIERRLQVSDYRG; translated from the coding sequence ATGTTTAACTTACCTTATGATTTTAGTGCTATACCAAAATATTTCCCTACTTTTTATGAAGCTGCTTGGCTTACTTTACAATTAACAACTCTTGGTATACTCGTAGGTCTTATTTTAGGATTAATTGTTGCTTTAATGAGAATTTCAAAATTAAAGATATTAAACAAGCCTGCTCAATTATATATTTGGATGATTCGTGGCACCCCTTTATTATTGCAGCTTTGGATAATATATTACGGCTTTGCCAGCATTGTCAATATTCCAGGTCTTCCATCAGCTGTAATAGCATTGGGCATTCATAACGGAGCATATATAGCCGAAATTTTCAGGGGCTCTATTCAATCAATTGATCGCGGCCAAACTGAAGCTGCGCTGTCCTTAGGCATGACTCCATGGCAAGCCATGAAAAGAGTTATTTTGCCTCAAGCCTTTAAGAGGTCAGTACCACCTCTGGGGAACCAGTTTATTATTGCATTAAAGGACTCTTCCCTGGCCAGTACTGTAGCTGTGAGAGAGTTGCTTTTACGTAGTAGACAAATAGGGTCTTCCCAGTATCTGCTGATGGAAATGTTGATTATTGCTGCAGTCTATTATCTAATCATGACTTCAGTTTTAACTATAATAGTATCAAGTATAGAACGTCGCTTGCAAGTAAGCGATTATAGGGGCTAA
- a CDS encoding RNA polymerase subunit sigma-70 produces MQIEIRGAEKLSFREKQVVTLKEMGRSNEEAAKQLGLTASTVATLSHRAKQKGYQVVIVLPGDALNLFSQEDSEI; encoded by the coding sequence ATGCAGATTGAGATAAGAGGGGCAGAAAAACTGAGTTTTAGAGAAAAACAAGTTGTAACTCTTAAAGAAATGGGACGATCTAATGAAGAGGCAGCTAAACAGTTAGGGCTAACAGCAAGTACTGTAGCTACACTGTCTCATAGAGCAAAACAAAAGGGCTATCAGGTAGTTATTGTGTTACCTGGTGATGCTTTAAACCTATTCTCACAGGAGGATTCTGAAATCTAA
- a CDS encoding nucleoside-diphosphate kinase (catalyzes the formation of nucleoside triphosphate from ATP and nucleoside diphosphate): protein MEQTYVMIKPDGVQRNLIGEIISRIENKGFKVAAMKMIKLSRETAGVHYGEHKGKPFFNGLVDFITSGPVVAMVVEGENVVSAMRKIIGSTNPLEADCGTIRGDYGLSVGKNIIHGSDSLESAKREIGIYFTNQEICEYHKNIEDWIYEG from the coding sequence TTGGAGCAGACGTATGTTATGATAAAGCCTGATGGAGTACAAAGGAATTTAATTGGGGAAATTATTAGCAGAATAGAGAATAAAGGATTTAAAGTTGCAGCTATGAAAATGATTAAGCTATCTAGAGAAACTGCAGGGGTCCACTATGGTGAACATAAGGGAAAACCTTTTTTCAACGGTTTAGTAGACTTTATCACCTCAGGTCCTGTTGTAGCAATGGTGGTAGAGGGTGAGAATGTTGTTTCTGCAATGAGAAAAATAATAGGTTCAACCAATCCATTAGAAGCAGATTGCGGGACCATAAGAGGAGACTATGGCCTAAGTGTAGGTAAAAATATTATTCATGGCTCAGATTCACTAGAGAGTGCAAAAAGAGAGATAGGCATATACTTCACTAATCAGGAAATATGTGAGTATCATAAAAATATAGAAGACTGGATTTACGAGGGTTAG
- a CDS encoding stage II sporulation protein SpoIID — MSKRKIFILLIVVVFLISATGCPARKPNAGPSPLNQRYQEEPTLSVYFVETGDVQDMRLEEYLKGVVAAEMDPQWPSEALAAQAIVARTFTMKKMEEGGVEERGTDASTDIEEFQAYDADRINENVKQAVADTRGQVASYEGNLINGWFHADGGGLTAASAAEGLAFTEEAPYIHSVEDPGFEITLPENKSWTASFPISQVREAVQEAVGSDPGEISTVEVVEEGPSGRATKVKLGEVTISGPGLRLALGSTEMRSTLWNEISISGGELVVSGQGYGHGVGLSQWGARAMAEQGETPEDIVKYFFNNVTIEDLWD, encoded by the coding sequence ATGTCTAAGAGAAAAATATTTATATTACTTATTGTGGTTGTTTTTTTAATTAGTGCTACAGGATGTCCTGCACGTAAACCTAATGCAGGACCAAGTCCATTAAATCAGAGGTATCAGGAAGAGCCAACTTTGAGCGTTTATTTCGTCGAAACTGGAGATGTCCAGGATATGAGGTTAGAGGAATACCTTAAGGGAGTTGTGGCCGCAGAAATGGATCCACAATGGCCTAGTGAAGCCTTAGCTGCTCAAGCAATAGTTGCAAGAACTTTTACCATGAAGAAGATGGAGGAAGGTGGGGTTGAAGAAAGGGGTACAGATGCTTCTACAGACATTGAAGAATTTCAAGCCTACGATGCGGATAGGATTAATGAAAATGTCAAGCAGGCTGTTGCAGATACACGGGGACAGGTTGCATCGTACGAAGGCAATCTAATCAATGGATGGTTTCATGCTGATGGTGGAGGCTTGACAGCTGCAAGTGCCGCAGAAGGTCTTGCTTTTACAGAAGAAGCACCCTACATTCATAGTGTGGAGGACCCAGGCTTTGAGATAACATTACCAGAGAACAAATCCTGGACGGCTAGCTTTCCAATATCACAGGTTAGGGAAGCAGTACAAGAAGCTGTAGGTAGTGATCCAGGTGAAATAAGTACTGTTGAAGTAGTAGAAGAGGGGCCATCTGGTAGAGCTACAAAAGTTAAATTAGGTGAGGTTACTATAAGTGGGCCTGGTCTGAGATTAGCTCTTGGAAGTACAGAGATGCGTTCTACCCTTTGGAATGAGATTAGCATTTCAGGTGGCGAGTTGGTAGTTTCCGGTCAGGGGTATGGACATGGAGTAGGATTAAGTCAATGGGGTGCACGGGCTATGGCTGAGCAGGGAGAAACTCCAGAAGACATTGTAAAGTATTTCTTTAATAATGTTACAATAGAAGATCTTTGGGACTAA
- a CDS encoding DNA-binding protein codes for MNKMELVAKVAEVAEVTKKDAEKAVNATFAAIEEALAAGDKVQLVGFGTFEVRDRAARIGRNPKTGDEIKIPATKVPAFKPGKALKERVTG; via the coding sequence TTGAATAAAATGGAATTAGTTGCGAAAGTGGCAGAAGTAGCAGAAGTTACTAAAAAGGATGCTGAAAAAGCTGTAAATGCTACTTTTGCAGCAATTGAAGAAGCGTTAGCTGCTGGTGACAAGGTTCAGTTAGTGGGATTTGGAACATTTGAAGTGAGAGATAGGGCTGCTCGTATTGGTAGAAATCCAAAAACTGGTGATGAAATTAAAATCCCAGCAACAAAAGTACCTGCTTTCAAGCCTGGTAAGGCTTTAAAAGAAAGAGTAACAGGCTAA
- a CDS encoding RNA-binding protein S1 — translation MTVTKGSILEGVVKGITNFGAFVELPGGVTGLVHISEVADAYVKSVSDYLKEGDAVKVKVINVDQDGKIGLSIKQANPKYESKKPRRQQVRVQPQVSFEDKLAKFIKDSDERQADVKRQSEGKRGGRGSKLF, via the coding sequence ATGACTGTCACAAAAGGCAGCATATTAGAAGGTGTTGTAAAAGGGATTACTAATTTTGGAGCCTTTGTTGAATTGCCCGGAGGTGTTACCGGTCTGGTTCATATTTCAGAAGTAGCCGACGCTTATGTGAAAAGTGTTAGTGATTACTTAAAAGAAGGCGATGCGGTTAAGGTCAAAGTAATTAATGTTGACCAGGATGGTAAAATAGGACTATCAATTAAACAGGCTAACCCTAAGTATGAATCAAAAAAGCCTAGAAGACAGCAGGTTAGGGTACAACCTCAGGTATCGTTTGAGGATAAACTTGCTAAGTTCATTAAAGATAGTGATGAGAGGCAAGCTGACGTAAAACGCCAATCCGAAGGAAAAAGGGGAGGGCGAGGCTCAAAATTGTTTTAA
- a CDS encoding RNA-binding protein — protein sequence MRLDKFLKVSRVIKRRTLAKEVCDAGKILINGRPAKAGTEVKPQDELSLDFGTRVLKVRVLDTPKTASTEEAKKMYEEI from the coding sequence TTGAGACTAGATAAGTTTTTAAAAGTATCAAGAGTTATTAAAAGAAGGACACTTGCAAAGGAAGTATGTGACGCGGGAAAAATTCTTATTAACGGTCGTCCTGCAAAGGCAGGTACTGAAGTTAAGCCCCAGGATGAACTGAGTTTAGATTTTGGAACTAGAGTTCTTAAGGTGAGAGTCTTAGATACACCAAAAACAGCTTCGACTGAAGAAGCAAAAAAAATGTATGAAGAAATATAG